The genomic interval GTTCATAAACTTATTCTAAATGAAAATGAGAAAGTCATCAATACCTACTTCACAAGAAAGTGGATGCAAGACCTAGAAGTCATTTTTTAGAAGAAAGCCTTCGATGTACCTGACCCGGTTTTTGTCCATCACATTCAATATAAGCATACTATAAATCCTTGTCATACCATTCATTGTAGTGCAAATAAAATTgagtgtttattttgaaagcttGTACGAAAGAGCCAGATTCCAACACTACTCATCCCAAGGACTATTGCCAAACTAAATTCAACCATTTTTAAATACCAAGCAGAattttatttgaatcaaatGTTCTTTCTATGCACCACCTAGATAAGTTTTGACAGGCAGTTCCTAGTATTCTCAGAAAATAGTaatgatgaaagaaaaaaaattaccttGAAATACTCTTCATCAAGGGCTATAGCAAGACTACAATCGGCAATAGCATCAATAACTTGGCCCTGAGCTTTGTATGCAGCAGCCCGATTGCAAAAACAAACAGCTGTGAAGGGACGTGACTCGACATTGCATGACAAAGCAGCTGTATAATGTTCAACGGCTTCTGCATACCTCCCTGCCTGAAATGCTTCATTCCCAGCAGCCTGCAATCATTTGGGCGGGAAAAAGACTATGGAGATAAGGTGTCCActcaactaaattgaaataaaaatatttaaaatgatttattgttaaaatcacctattgacccaaaagcttaagttgataggtaaaagtaaatttaatattatatcatctcaCACTCCTCTTCACTTGTGAGCTTGAGATATGTAGAAAACCCGGAAAATGATAATCGATattaattggagagaaaatagcaCTACAGGGGTTTGAACATAGGATCTCTTGGACCACCTaatctgataccatgttaaatcactggttgacccaaaagcttaaattgatgggtgaaggtaaatttaatattatatcatctaacaaagACATTTGATGCTGCCTAGTAGAACTTCAATTTCACCAAAATTATTTGCTCTTTTTACATGCACTTCCACTTAGACGCACAGTAGTAAACATACAATTGGTAATTTACATATCATGAAGAGTTTAAATTTGAATAGGACGTGGCTTCTCTGCATATTTGAAGGATCGTTGAAATGAAACAACGAAAAATGAATATGATCAAGTCATGGCTGATAGAATAGAGGAGCCTCAAATCCAGAGACATACTTTTGAAATAGTAATGCACATATACAAAGCAATTCACTTAGGATACCTTGTGACGAAGGAGCTCCCTCATGGTAATGGCTAGAGGTATTGATGTCTCCAGAAACTTTCTCCCATTCCTGGAACTTAAAACTGTCAAACTGGGGAAGTCCCACAATTCCACTttctgaaagaaaaaataaaaacaatcctTTTCCTCTCTAATTTGTCTTCTTTTCAATTTACTTTTTTATCCGTTTCCCAGCTGAAAAGAAGAGATTATGAATTCTATACTAGTCATATCAGGAAGCATAACAAATTACCCAACCATTGTAGACGCTCTCTCCTCTTGCATTTCTAAAGAAGCCAGACCTTCCTCAAGTTTTCCCAGAAGGAAGTAGGACTTGAGTGTCAAGCGGCATCGCCAAATCCTGAAGTAAAACTTCTTTAAGATTTCAGAAGCATCCAGATTAGAGGTTTGACTGACTAAATCTTCTGAACAAGAATTTTTTTCAGCAGAATCTAGAGTCTGCTCACAAAACTGAATCACCTCCTCATATCTTCGAAgctgcaattttttttttaataaataaaaaaaaaaacattgtcaTGCTGCATGAAGATTAGAAGCTCTCGTATGAAAATGAAAGTTGGTTTACTTGCAGTAAAATCCCATAGTATTAtcccaaaagaaaacaaaggaaaaagaagaaacgagagaaagagagagagaaaacaaCAATAACAATAGGGGAGTGCAACAAACCATAAAAAGAACCTCTGCTTtcatttcatgtaatttttcTGAGCATGAGCTTATTACCAAAGCCTCAGAAATTAATTCCAGCGCACTCTGCATATCGCTGGATGTGCTTCTTAGCTGAAGTTCGGCTAAACGTTTCATGCATTCAGACACTTTCTGCAAGCCAGTACAAACAATAAGACTTGGACATACAGAAATCTCCTGTCACACCTATTAAAAGTGAATGATCAACTAAACCTAAAACCTAACctagttttttgaaaaaaccCACATGTACCTTCCTCAACAAGCTTGTCtctatcaaaagaaacaaaaagattgaaaattttgtggaGGTTCAAGTTAACACACGGTTCACgataaaaagtagaaaaattgGGGTGTAACATTGTATCAACTTTTTTCAAGAACTAAACTAGTACTCAAAATATTCCAACTTCTAAATGCTTGAAGGAAAAAATAACGACCAAGCCCACCAAACCAATATTCGTTAGCCAAATAGTATTGGCATAAAAGTATATTATTTGTATGTTTAAGAATAAGAATTATGAAAATATTCATTGGTTTTTTTTGTATAAGAAACTGTAGAGTGTAGACTGTGCTGAGAGAAAGACCATGCAAGAAataagagatgaaatattccaATAAGACTAAATAGTGACAAAAAGGAAGCCCAACTGGTcacaatttcaaaaaatatgGGACTGAGGACACCATGTGGAAGCAAAGAGATAAATTGAGTTCCACTATTCATGGATAGATTATTCACTGCTTTTATAATCATTGCACAAACTAAACTTCCACTAAAGATGTTAATATACACGTCAAAGAGAACAAAATACTAAACAATATCATATCCTAGAAAGAAATTTTTACCTGAGCATTTTGCAAGCCATCAGATGCTTCCACTACAATTTTGCGGTCCACACAGATATCATTTCCAGGCTGTAGGCATTTCTTGAAATATTGTATCGCATTCTCAACTTCCCCAAGGCCAAGGTAACAGCTAATTCATAAGATAGTACTTCAGTGATACGTTATGAGCAGAGTTGTCAAGATCCACTTCAACTCATAGTTCCAACCATAAGAAGTCTAAAACATTTCtatacaaaaaaattattcattataGAGAATGTGTACTGCAACCAAGCACAACCAGAATCTGCTATTGTAAAAGGTTTCTGATTTTTACAAAAAGAACCATTAACAAACCATTCCTGGTACGACCAGAACATATGATGATAGGAGgaacaaaattattctttttgtcTTATATGTTCTCTGTTGGTCTAGTACAAAATTTTCTATATGTGAGCACGTGTAGCTTCCTATGTCTATCTAATGGTCAAAAGGGCAAGCTGTAAACTCAAATGCATTTTAGGTTAAGTGTTAAAATCTTAAGGCCACCTATTAAGGATATTAAATAAAGCTCTCCGATGCTAAATATTATAAGCTCTTAACAATTCGATTTTATCTTTTTGAGATGAAAACCCAACTTTcgttgaaaaaaaatgaaagaatataaaaGCATTAAAAAATTCTAAGCCCACAAAAGGGAACACCCCTAAAGGAAGGGCACGAATCAAGCaaaataaaacctaacaaataattacaaaaagcgTCTGTCACCAACCCCCAAAGAGAAACATATTAATACACTTTCTTTAAGATTCTATTGTTCCTCCCCCCAAGGTCAAACAACTCACTTGTTCCTTGGATAAGATGACTTATGTTTCAGGCAAACCTACCATATTCAAACCAACTGCTGTACTATTGTTAGTCATTATAATCTTTGGGTGAAATCATTTACTAAATTGAAACCTAAAAAAAAGGTCACATTAACACACTCAAGAAAATAGGTGATGGTTATCATTATCATATCAACGCAACATGTAGGCCCACAAAATGTATATAAAATTGCAGCTAAATATACAAACATGCATCGGACATACAGTTAGAAAAATGCTTAAGCAACTAACTATTGAGAATGAAAACATTACTTTTAACTCAATATAGCAAGTCAATCAAAGTAACCTTAAAGAGCTACGGACATGTGCATATGTGTGTATCAAACTCAGAATAAGACAAGCCAAGAAAGACAATAAAGAAACAGTGAGGCCATACTTTGCAGCTCTAAGGTACACTTTATAAAAGCCAGGATCTATAGCAGCAGCCATTGTACAGTCACTGATTGCGTCTCTCAATCTTCCCAGAGACATTCTAGTTGCTGCACGATTGCTATAACAAAGCATCAAAGCCCTGAGACAGCTTCTAGACGATTCATCTCTTGAAATACAATTCACCCCTTGAGTGTAATGATCCTCAGCCTTGGATAAATCACCACTTGCATATGCCTGGTTGCCTCTGTAACATATTTTGcaaataaaagagagaaaatcttGAAGCTGGCAATGCCAAAGTTGAAGATAATCACctaattgaaatgaaaattccAAGGACACACCTTGTATGATATTAATATCTATGGCAATAAAAAATCATAAGCACCAAAACACTAACCTCAATCTCCACTTTTCACAAGCCTCCTGGGCAGCAACAGTTGCTGCTATAGTAGAAACAGACTCTTGCTTCATCTCCGGGCCTTTGTTCACCCAAGAGTCAACTCCATATTTGTGTTGAGCCATAGATGGATCTCCTTTTTGACTTTTCTGAGACGATATCGGTGATGAATTCCCAGAAAATGTAACGAATTGCGCAGAAGATGACGACAATGGAACTTCAATACCAAGTGTTGGGGACATATGAGAATCTTGACCAACTTTTCCCcaacttttctttttatattggCGTTTGGATGTAGATAATTGACCTTGAGCAGCAGAAGAGGCAGCAAATATAAAATTCGACCTGGAAGTATCCTCTGAATTTGAAGCAAAACTAAATTGCTTCCTGTCATCGCTATCCTGCCTCTCAAATTTCAAACTTGAACTGGCTTCTGTTTCTTCTGAAATAGCTGCTAGATCACCACTTAAATCCAACTCTTCATTTGCAGATTTGTAGCTTTCAGTATCTGCACCTGAAACAGATTCTTCCAGAGGACCTTCAGCACCACGGTTGGTATAAGAATGGTAAAGAGAGCCACCATCTCCTTCTACTTCAGTCGCACTCAAAGCAGGTTCACTTATATTTAAGTTTTTTGCAGCGTTAAGCAGATCTTCATCTATAACATCAGTTAAGACCTCAGGTTGTAACTCATCAAATTCAACAGAGTTGTTGTCAAGATTCAGTGATTCATTGGATGTCACAGAATTTTCACGAGAGATTGGATCACTAGCTAACGTTTCCTGATATGGTGAAACATCCATTGGTGAATAGGGTTCAGATGCCTTGTCTCTCTCCAGAGGATCCCTTTCCCTTGAAACAAAGTCCAGAGTTTCGTGATCAACATGCAACTGTACCGTGGTAGGATTATATCTTCCACTGCTACTCTTTGGTCCAAATTCTTTAATTGGATCTCTCTGTGCATTGAACTGAAAATTTTGACCCATTCCAGCAGaaaaaatgtttgttttgaCATCTGGCGTTTCAAATTCTACAAAAGATGATCCAGGATTTTCTTGTTTAGTCCTAGAGCGAAAGCAAAATGTTTCTTTGTTTCTGTTTGTATCCTTTACTTGAAATGTACTACCAACAGCATTAAATTGCATATCACTATAAAATATTGAAGAAGGCATAGCCATACCATTTTGATCATTCCCGTCCTTTTGTGCATATGTAGGAACCTGATTACCTCCCATGTCCTTGTACTCCTTCTGAGATTTAATGTCTGTGGCCAATGGTTGATTAGGATTTCGATCTAAATCGCTAGAACTTTGCACTTCTGTCGTCTCTGCAATTCCTCCAGATGAAGGCGTCCTTTTATCTAGTTTCATCTCCTCCATCTTTCTCGACAACAAAGTATCCTTTTGCTCAACAAAATTACCACCGGTCCTTTGGTTGCTTTCAGGGACAAATTTTTCTTCCTTGTgggtgttgatatttgttgaATTCGATGTGCCCTTTATGTTCAAACCTTTTATCTTCTCGGGGAGAGAATCTGCTGAGCTTCCAACATCAAAGCTTGTAACACCCTTACCCTTGTCCAATCCGAATATATCCACACCATCAGCTTTAAATGCAGCACTGCCAATATCTTTAATGTTCAAATGCTCCAACTTGTTAGGGAGTTCTGAAACTAGAGGATCACCAACATTACTGCTCCACAGACCAAATTTAGCCTGTTCATTTGATCTCAACCTCGAACGTTCATTTCTAGTTTTGTCAATTCGTGCAGCATTACCTTGCCCTTCTTCAATGTTCAATTTCCCCATGTCATCCGGAAGCTTTGATTCAATGGCTTTGTCGCCTCCTTTATCAGAAACCTCGGTTTTACTGCTATTACCTCCATTGAAGCTGAATTTCCCATCTCTAGCAATCGGAGCCTCATCTACACTTGCGATATTCAATTTCTTCATTCCATCAAAAACTTCTCTTTCTGACCTCTCCAAATTCGAGCTGGTGGTGCTCCTATTTTCTCCAAATACAAATGGCTGATTCTCAATCCCACCCGATTTACCGGAGACAGAATCCTGACCACCCCAAAACGATACTGGCAATGAATTCCCGGTGGACGGCCGAAACATTTCCGGGAACGCCGCCGCAGACCTGAAATCCTGTGAATTCGCTTGCCTTCTCACCTTCGTCATCCTCGGCCTCGTAAGACCAGACTTCGATCGAGGAACCGATTGCGTAACGAAACTAAAGTTGGAATACCCATCATAAGAATTCGAAGACCCAGAAGCATTATCGTGGAAGCTTGATGAATTCATGTCCTATGGGCAAGGTTTTGGCAACTCAAAGAAATTGAATCATCATAAATCTGGAAGTCGGAGCTGGGTCTGTTGATTTAGAGGGTCAAGAACACAGGTTTCCTTTGAAAGCTCGAGGCCGCCCATCAATGGCAGACCGATTGAAACCCAATGCAGAAACAACGATCATACTGAATTTGGGGAAGTATGAATGGGATTGAAATGGAAAGTGGGAAGAGTATTTTTGAGGTGGGAGTTTATTTCCTTGGGTTGGAAGGCAAAAATCAAagggaagagagagaaagagatagaGAGGAAGAGAGATTTGTATGGATTTTCAACAGTTTAATCACAGGTGTGAGtttgataaaagaaaaagaagccGATTGCTTTCTTTGGCTCTGTTTTTGATCTTCTAAGGCCGCTTTCAATATCATGTGTTGTGTTTGTAGCTTCTTCAATCCCCTTCATTTgggtttttcctttttatttttttcctttattttctatccctttttccttttcatatTATTGGGGTTGGGAAGTTGGGTCCATCCCCTTCCTTGCTCTTATCACAATGAtcaattcaaaaatcaaattttaaggcaaaattttcatttttgggTTTCTTAAAATACTTGTCACAACATGACAAGTTGACTCTCTCTTATACTATTTCATAATTTCATTATATTAATCTTCCATATAGtgtatgtttatatatatttctttttcatatataaaatCTTCCATAGAGTATAAAATAAAGGTAATTCACTTAAATATGGTCACTTTTAACAGGTAAATTAACCATAGcttataattaaattacctaaCTTTCCTTTAAGAATATGCGGATTAGTATAATCGAAATCTTAATTTCGAGGTTTATAGTATAAATACTATGTCAAGTCATACTTATTTGACAAttgaattagttaattttgtATTCCATTGCATATATTTAGTTCATtttagagaaaagaaaattgtgTGAGTACTATCGTATATAATTTTCATACTGTACCCTTTTTTAAGAGAGGTCATATAAGTCACTTGAATCCAAATCCACAATTTAACTCACATCTCAATAGAAAGAGATGTTCCACTCGAGGTGTTTACTCGATAAGGAGTTAATTAAAAGGGGGGAAAACATTGTTTTGGTACAATCTTTTATTGTGTTGCAATGTATTTTTGTTGTGTGATAATTATGTTTGGTTGTTAACTATCagtaattaagaaaaaaacatgGAATATAAAAAGTATTTAGTGGTATAAATGCAGTTTTTATTAATATGATCGTGggtatataaataaaaacaattatctcCAATGATATGAAGTTATGAAGGTTACTTACGAAATAGATATTTAGAGGATTGTTGTTCCTAACctataattttcataattataatattggGTTGAATTTTAAAGGCCATATATGTTGCAAATGATTGAGGGGGTGAAAAGTCTATGGTTGGTGACTAGTTTATATATAGTATGAAATTTGTTTACATCATCTATACATTTACACAACATGTATAATAAGAAAACCCATATTATCAAGATGGTTATGAAAAGGATGCCATATGAATTATCAATAGTATTGAAAAGCACAATATTGTTCTTATTGTGGTGTGGGGGCAAAAAGGTTCAATTTATAAAACAGAttccatttgatataatattaagagCTTGGGAAAATTTTCTTATCccctaagaaaaaaaaaagaaaaaaaaaagatttggtAAGAAGAAAAAACATTCACTCCAAGACAAATATGTTGTTGAGTGGTTGGTTggtataattttaatttcaatcatAAGAGAAAAAAACAATCAGAGAGATGGACTGAGAAACAAAGTTAGTGAAgatagttttaatatataaaatgagAAAATCAAATCAGTTTCAATTCAATAATTCATTTCAAAAGTAACAATATGCACtgtattataataaataatgatC from Benincasa hispida cultivar B227 chromosome 10, ASM972705v1, whole genome shotgun sequence carries:
- the LOC120087763 gene encoding uncharacterized protein LOC120087763 isoform X2, with amino-acid sequence MNSSSFHDNASGSSNSYDGYSNFSFVTQSVPRSKSGLTRPRMTKVRRQANSQDFRSAAAFPEMFRPSTGNSLPVSFWGGQDSVSGKSGGIENQPFVFGENRSTTSSNLERSEREVFDGMKKLNIASVDEAPIARDGKFSFNGGNSSKTEVSDKGGDKAIESKLPDDMGKLNIEEGQGNAARIDKTRNERSRLRSNEQAKFGLWSSNVGDPLVSELPNKLEHLNIKDIGSAAFKADGVDIFGLDKGKGVTSFDVGSSADSLPEKIKGLNIKGTSNSTNINTHKEEKFVPESNQRTGGNFVEQKDTLLSRKMEEMKLDKRTPSSGGIAETTEVQSSSDLDRNPNQPLATDIKSQKEYKDMGGNQVPTYAQKDGNDQNGMAMPSSIFYSDMQFNAVGSTFQVKDTNRNKETFCFRSRTKQENPGSSFVEFETPDVKTNIFSAGMGQNFQFNAQRDPIKEFGPKSSSGRYNPTTVQLHVDHETLDFVSRERDPLERDKASEPYSPMDVSPYQETLASDPISRENSVTSNESLNLDNNSVEFDELQPEVLTDVIDEDLLNAAKNLNISEPALSATEVEGDGGSLYHSYTNRGAEGPLEESVSGADTESYKSANEELDLSGDLAAISEETEASSSLKFERQDSDDRKQFSFASNSEDTSRSNFIFAASSAAQGQLSTSKRQYKKKSWGKVGQDSHMSPTLGIEVPLSSSSAQFVTFSGNSSPISSQKSQKGDPSMAQHKYGVDSWVNKGPEMKQESVSTIAATVAAQEACEKWRLRGNQAYASGDLSKAEDHYTQGVNCISRDESSRSCLRALMLCYSNRAATRMSLGRLRDAISDCTMAAAIDPGFYKVYLRAANCYLGLGEVENAIQYFKKCLQPGNDICVDRKIVVEASDGLQNAQKVSECMKRLAELQLRSTSSDMQSALELISEALVISSCSEKLHEMKAELRRYEEVIQFCEQTLDSAEKNSCSEDLVSQTSNLDASEILKKFYFRIWRCRLTLKSYFLLGKLEEGLASLEMQEERASTMVGNGRKFLETSIPLAITMRELLRHKAAGNEAFQAGRYAEAVEHYTAALSCNVESRPFTAVCFCNRAAAYKAQGQVIDAIADCSLAIALDEEYFKAISRRAILYEMIRDYGQAANDLQKLVSLFSKELEKTFQYATSDRSSTSTNDLRQARLRLAEVEEESRKEIPLDMYLILGVDPSASSAEIKKAYRKAALRYHPDKAGQSLARADNGDNVLWKDIAGGVHKDADKLFKMIGEAYAVLSDPIKRSRYDAEEEMRTAQKKRNGSSTPRSHTDVHQSHQFERNSVRPQWQDLWRAYGARGSEFPRSTRYS
- the LOC120087763 gene encoding uncharacterized protein LOC120087763 isoform X3, which codes for MNSSSFHDNASGSSNSYDGYSNFSFVTQSVPRSKSGLTRPRMTKVRRQANSQDFRSAAAFPEMFRPSTGNSLPVSFWGGQDSVSGKSGGIENQPFVFGENRSTTSSNLERSEREVFDGMKKLNIASVDEAPIARDGKFSFNGGNSSKTEVSDKGGDKAIESKLPDDMGKLNIEEGQGNAARIDKTRNERSRLRSNEQAKFGLWSSNVGDPLVSELPNKLEHLNIKDIGSAAFKADGVDIFGLDKGKGVTSFDVGSSADSLPEKIKGLNIKGTSNSTNINTHKEEKFVPESNQRTGGNFVEQKDTLLSRKMEEMKLDKRTPSSGGIAETTEVQSSSDLDRNPNQPLATDIKSQKEYKDMGGNQVPTYAQKDGNDQNEFETPDVKTNIFSAGMGQNFQFNAQRDPIKEFGPKSSSGRYNPTTVQLHVDHETLDFVSRERDPLERDKASEPYSPMDVSPYQETLASDPISRENSVTSNESLNLDNNSVEFDELQPEVLTDVIDEDLLNAAKNLNISEPALSATEVEGDGGSLYHSYTNRGAEGPLEESVSGADTESYKSANEELDLSGDLAAISEETEASSSLKFERQDSDDRKQFSFASNSEDTSRSNFIFAASSAAQGQLSTSKRQYKKKSWGKVGQDSHMSPTLGIEVPLSSSSAQFVTFSGNSSPISSQKSQKGDPSMAQHKYGVDSWVNKGPEMKQESVSTIAATVAAQEACEKWRLRGNQAYASGDLSKAEDHYTQGVNCISRDESSRSCLRALMLCYSNRAATRMSLGRLRDAISDCTMAAAIDPGFYKVYLRAANCYLGLGEVENAIQYFKKCLQPGNDICVDRKIVVEASDGLQNAQKVSECMKRLAELQLRSTSSDMQSALELISEALVISSCSEKLHEMKAEVLFMLRRYEEVIQFCEQTLDSAEKNSCSEDLVSQTSNLDASEILKKFYFRIWRCRLTLKSYFLLGKLEEGLASLEMQEERASTMVGNGRKFLETSIPLAITMRELLRHKAAGNEAFQAGRYAEAVEHYTAALSCNVESRPFTAVCFCNRAAAYKAQGQVIDAIADCSLAIALDEEYFKAISRRAILYEMIRDYGQAANDLQKLVSLFSKELEKTFQYATSDRSSTSTNDLRQARLRLAEVEEESRKEIPLDMYLILGVDPSASSAEIKKAYRKAALRYHPDKAGQSLARADNGDNVLWKDIAGGVHKDADKLFKMIGEAYAVLSDPIKRSRYDAEEEMRTAQKKRNGSSTPRSHTDVHQSHQFERNSVRPQWQDLWRAYGARGSEFPRSTRYS
- the LOC120087763 gene encoding uncharacterized protein LOC120087763 isoform X1 → MNSSSFHDNASGSSNSYDGYSNFSFVTQSVPRSKSGLTRPRMTKVRRQANSQDFRSAAAFPEMFRPSTGNSLPVSFWGGQDSVSGKSGGIENQPFVFGENRSTTSSNLERSEREVFDGMKKLNIASVDEAPIARDGKFSFNGGNSSKTEVSDKGGDKAIESKLPDDMGKLNIEEGQGNAARIDKTRNERSRLRSNEQAKFGLWSSNVGDPLVSELPNKLEHLNIKDIGSAAFKADGVDIFGLDKGKGVTSFDVGSSADSLPEKIKGLNIKGTSNSTNINTHKEEKFVPESNQRTGGNFVEQKDTLLSRKMEEMKLDKRTPSSGGIAETTEVQSSSDLDRNPNQPLATDIKSQKEYKDMGGNQVPTYAQKDGNDQNGMAMPSSIFYSDMQFNAVGSTFQVKDTNRNKETFCFRSRTKQENPGSSFVEFETPDVKTNIFSAGMGQNFQFNAQRDPIKEFGPKSSSGRYNPTTVQLHVDHETLDFVSRERDPLERDKASEPYSPMDVSPYQETLASDPISRENSVTSNESLNLDNNSVEFDELQPEVLTDVIDEDLLNAAKNLNISEPALSATEVEGDGGSLYHSYTNRGAEGPLEESVSGADTESYKSANEELDLSGDLAAISEETEASSSLKFERQDSDDRKQFSFASNSEDTSRSNFIFAASSAAQGQLSTSKRQYKKKSWGKVGQDSHMSPTLGIEVPLSSSSAQFVTFSGNSSPISSQKSQKGDPSMAQHKYGVDSWVNKGPEMKQESVSTIAATVAAQEACEKWRLRGNQAYASGDLSKAEDHYTQGVNCISRDESSRSCLRALMLCYSNRAATRMSLGRLRDAISDCTMAAAIDPGFYKVYLRAANCYLGLGEVENAIQYFKKCLQPGNDICVDRKIVVEASDGLQNAQKVSECMKRLAELQLRSTSSDMQSALELISEALVISSCSEKLHEMKAEVLFMLRRYEEVIQFCEQTLDSAEKNSCSEDLVSQTSNLDASEILKKFYFRIWRCRLTLKSYFLLGKLEEGLASLEMQEERASTMVGNGRKFLETSIPLAITMRELLRHKAAGNEAFQAGRYAEAVEHYTAALSCNVESRPFTAVCFCNRAAAYKAQGQVIDAIADCSLAIALDEEYFKAISRRAILYEMIRDYGQAANDLQKLVSLFSKELEKTFQYATSDRSSTSTNDLRQARLRLAEVEEESRKEIPLDMYLILGVDPSASSAEIKKAYRKAALRYHPDKAGQSLARADNGDNVLWKDIAGGVHKDADKLFKMIGEAYAVLSDPIKRSRYDAEEEMRTAQKKRNGSSTPRSHTDVHQSHQFERNSVRPQWQDLWRAYGARGSEFPRSTRYS